TCGACGTTGCCGCCGAGCATGATGTCGGTACCGCGGCCCGCCATGTTGGTGGCAACCGTCACGGCGCCCTTGCGACCGGCCATGGCCACGACGGCGGCCTCCCCCTCGTTGTTCTTCGCATTGAGAACGTTGTGAGGGATGCCCTTCTTTTTGAGGAGCGAGGAGAGGTACTCCGACTTCTCAACGCTCACCGTGCCCACGAGCACGGGTTGTCCCTTCTCGTGGCGCTCCTCGATGTCGGCAACGACAGCGCGGTACTTGGCCTTCTCCGTGCGGTAGATCTGATCCATTTGATCGATGCGCTGCAGCGGCAGGTTCGTGGGAATGGGCACGACGCCGAGCTTGTACGTTCCCATGAACTCGGCAGCCTCGGTTTCGGCGGTACCGGTCATGCCCGCGAGCTTCTCGTAAAGCTTGAAGTAGTTTTGGAGGGTGATCGTGGCGAGCGTCTGGTTCTCAGCCTTGATGGCGACGCCTTCCTTCGCTTCGATCGCCTGATGCACGCCTTCGTTGTAGCGGCGGCCCGAAAGGATACGGCCCGTGTGCTCGTCGACGATCATGACTTCGCCGTTCATGACGACGTAGTCCTTATCGCGTTTGAACAGTTCCTTCGCCTTGATGGCGTTGTTGAGGAACCCGATCAGCGGAGTATTGAGCGACTCGTAGAGATTATCGATGCCGAGCTGGTCTTCGACGAGGTCGATGCCTGGCTCGAGAATGCCGACAGTGCGCTTCTTTTCATCGACTTCGTAGTCTCGATCGCGCTTAAGCTTCGTGGCGACGCGCGCAAACTCAGCGAACCACTTATTGACATCTCCCGATGCCGGGCCCGAAATAATGAGCGGAGTACGAGCCTCATCGATAAGGATCGAGTCAACCTCGTCGACAATCGCGAAGAAGTGGCCGCGCTGCACCTTGTCGCTCACGGAGTGCGCCATGTTGTCGCGCAAGTAGTCGAAGCCGAATTCGTTGTTCGTGCCGTAGGTGATGTCGGCGGCGTACTGTTGGCGACGCTCCGCGGGGTCTTGTCCGGAGACGATCACGCCGGTCGTGAGACCGAGCATACGGAACACACGCCCCATGATCTCGCCCTGGTATTTCGCGAGGTAGTCATTAACCGTCACGATGTGCACGCCCTTACCGGCGAGCGCATTGAGGTAGGCGGGAAGTGTGGCGACGAGGGTCTTGCCCTCACCGGTTTTCATCTCGGCAATTTCGCCACGGTGAAGCGCGGCACCGCCCATGAGCTGCACGGGGTAGGCGCGCTGGCCGAGCGTGCGTCGTGCAGCTTCGCGCACGGTCGCGAAAGCCTCGACCTGGATGTCATCGAGAGTTTCGCCGTCGGCGAGGCGCTTCTTGAACTTCTCGGTCTCATCGCGAAGTTCTTCATCGGAGAGTTCGAGGAAGCCCTCCTCGATATCATCAACGCGTTGCGCGATGTCGGCGAGGCGCTTGCGCTCACGGCCCTCACCGGCACGAAGAATGACGTCGAAAAGCTTGGCCACTGGAAAACTCCCTTAGAGGATCTCGTCATGCACGCTCACGTGCGGAACACTCACGGCGCGGTTTCCTTACAGATAACAGCGCGAACCGTCCCAGTCTACGTGGCGAAGGGGGTCCGCGCGCTACTCGAGCGCCCGAACCCCCCGAGGAAGTCGTCACACGCCGGAAAAGCCCCCTGCTAACTGGGCTTTTACCGTGCAAATAGTTTTATTCCAATTCGATAACGCCATAGTTCCAGCCCTTACGGCGGTACACCACTTTCGGGTTGGAGGTCTCTTCGTCGATGAAGAGGTAGAAGTCGTGGCCAACGAGCTCCATTTGGTAAAGGGCGTCATCGATGCTCATCGGTTGCGCCTTGTGCTTCTTTTCGCGAATCACGATGGGGGAAGTGGGCGCCGATTCCTCGACCGGTTCCTCGCCCTCGTTCTTGAGGTCTTTGCGCCCCTCGTTTTCGGCCTGCACAAAAAGCTCTTCAATGCGTTCGGTATCCGCCTGCATTTTGCGAAGTGTTTCCGCATCGGCACCGTGCCCCCTTGAGCGTCCGCGGTGACGGTCCTTACGCCGATCGGCAAGGCGACGCAAGCGTTCAAGGAGCTTCGCGAGCGCGAGGTCAAGAGCCGAGTAGAGGTCCCCGGAGCGCGCTTCGGAGCGGATAACCTGACCCTCGTCATGGACGGTGAGCTCGACACGCTCGCTTTCTTCGGCGCGGCGTGGGTTCTTTTCGGACGAAACCTCGACGTCAATTCGCATGGCGCTTGGCGCGAGCTGGGAGACCTTTTCGAGCTTGCCCTCGAGGTGGCGCTGGAAGCGTTCGGAAACGTCCATTTGACGGCCAACAACATTGATATCCATGAGAAATCCTCCAGAGTTGAGAAGTGTGTGGGCGGCCACGTTCCGCCCGGTTCTACGGGTGGGTGGTTCACCTCCTCCTCATGAGGTTCGCAGCGTCCCTGCCGCTTTGAGTCCTTCAATTATGGGACTTCTGACTGAAAACGTACCGCAGGTCACACGGGT
The window above is part of the Dermabacter vaginalis genome. Proteins encoded here:
- the secA gene encoding preprotein translocase subunit SecA, whose protein sequence is MAKLFDVILRAGEGRERKRLADIAQRVDDIEEGFLELSDEELRDETEKFKKRLADGETLDDIQVEAFATVREAARRTLGQRAYPVQLMGGAALHRGEIAEMKTGEGKTLVATLPAYLNALAGKGVHIVTVNDYLAKYQGEIMGRVFRMLGLTTGVIVSGQDPAERRQQYAADITYGTNNEFGFDYLRDNMAHSVSDKVQRGHFFAIVDEVDSILIDEARTPLIISGPASGDVNKWFAEFARVATKLKRDRDYEVDEKKRTVGILEPGIDLVEDQLGIDNLYESLNTPLIGFLNNAIKAKELFKRDKDYVVMNGEVMIVDEHTGRILSGRRYNEGVHQAIEAKEGVAIKAENQTLATITLQNYFKLYEKLAGMTGTAETEAAEFMGTYKLGVVPIPTNLPLQRIDQMDQIYRTEKAKYRAVVADIEERHEKGQPVLVGTVSVEKSEYLSSLLKKKGIPHNVLNAKNNEGEAAVVAMAGRKGAVTVATNMAGRGTDIMLGGNVEFMATKDLEQRGLDPEEQPEEYEAAWDGALEAAREQVAKEHDEVVELGGLYVLGTERHESRRIDNQLRGRSGRQGDPGESRFYLSLQDDLVRRFSQGRAEQILERGGVDEDTPLTGRIVTGSIQGAQKRIESQNFEIRKNVVKYDDVLTKQRARVYEDRNRILEGEDLDESISSYIDDVVGALVRNATAGKSAEDFELDELWGSLKALYPASITAEDVVEEVGGKENLTAKRLEREIRSDIALAYEKREDELGEAAMRQLERRVLLSVIDRRWREHLYEMDYLKEGIGLRAMAQRDPVIEYAREGFLMYNDMVAGIKEDVVGYLFNLEVKVQEAPTKGQVPEKVAKLVRDAAAKAKVVSGATEPASEEMSESARAEGVDISAKGLGDGPKVEELSYSSSEGEAVPERPLSRAERRRKEREERKRAKKN
- the hpf gene encoding ribosome hibernation-promoting factor, HPF/YfiA family encodes the protein MDINVVGRQMDVSERFQRHLEGKLEKVSQLAPSAMRIDVEVSSEKNPRRAEESERVELTVHDEGQVIRSEARSGDLYSALDLALAKLLERLRRLADRRKDRHRGRSRGHGADAETLRKMQADTERIEELFVQAENEGRKDLKNEGEEPVEESAPTSPIVIREKKHKAQPMSIDDALYQMELVGHDFYLFIDEETSNPKVVYRRKGWNYGVIELE